From a single Deltaproteobacteria bacterium genomic region:
- a CDS encoding class I SAM-dependent methyltransferase gives MNCPLCRSPEAHLFHKFYSFILLECNSCKLKFQANPYLTAQPANNQTEPESQILPNLNLPHIKRRIEDIIRYASSGYTLDIGCNTGEVAVRLSHLGFSSSGIDINKTIMNRLRSTYPGVRWYSGLIEDLISNIGKYDVITLYHVLEHIAEPVELLKRIDKALNPKGILIIEVPNVSGLHARIKGTGWHYYHRDHLCYYSPEHLDLMANKLGYEILDKKSFYHLSYPQGVFWKDTLKNFLSSIGFKDIISIFLRKK, from the coding sequence ATGAATTGTCCATTATGCAGATCACCGGAAGCTCACTTATTCCATAAATTTTATAGTTTTATTTTACTTGAATGTAATAGCTGTAAATTAAAGTTTCAGGCTAATCCATATTTAACGGCTCAACCTGCTAACAATCAAACTGAACCTGAATCTCAAATATTACCCAATCTCAACCTCCCGCATATTAAAAGACGAATCGAAGATATCATCCGTTATGCTTCCTCCGGTTACACTCTGGACATTGGCTGTAATACGGGAGAAGTAGCTGTAAGACTTTCCCACCTCGGTTTTTCATCTTCCGGTATCGACATCAACAAAACAATTATGAACCGCCTGCGCTCGACATACCCCGGTGTAAGATGGTATAGTGGATTAATAGAGGATCTCATTAGTAACATCGGCAAATATGATGTAATTACTTTATACCACGTTTTAGAGCATATAGCAGAACCTGTAGAGTTATTAAAACGAATAGATAAGGCACTAAATCCCAAGGGGATTCTGATCATAGAGGTGCCAAATGTCAGCGGTTTACATGCAAGAATAAAAGGGACTGGCTGGCATTATTACCATAGAGATCATCTTTGCTATTATAGTCCTGAGCATCTTGATTTAATGGCAAATAAACTTGGATACGAAATTTTGGACAAAAAAAGCTTTTATCACTTATCCTACCCTCAAGGCGTTTTTTGGAAAGACACTCTTAAGAATTTTCTCTCTTCTATAGGTTTTAAAGATATTATCTCGATTTTTCTTAGAAAAAAATGA
- a CDS encoding class I SAM-dependent methyltransferase, with translation MIRWFFFPGLDLHTRNRTSLCYFWSKGERNVLDAGSGNGYFSWLAYKSGATVVAMNCEEKQIEKANSFFIDYLGENSEKLIFEQKNLYQLNDENRVFDEIICYEVLEHIKNDSFVCEQFYRILRPGGTLHLCCPNSSHPRHKSETLDLEEMGGHYRPGYSEEDYHKLLLPIGFHIEVIVGLGPSALYYADAILRKIRSHTGDAFALPLFSLFYPFIKFARFNPNLPFSIYVKATKPVHQ, from the coding sequence ATGATCCGATGGTTTTTCTTCCCCGGACTTGACCTGCATACAAGGAACAGGACATCGTTATGCTATTTTTGGAGTAAAGGTGAAAGAAATGTCCTCGATGCCGGCAGTGGAAATGGTTATTTTTCATGGCTTGCCTATAAATCCGGAGCCACTGTTGTCGCAATGAATTGCGAGGAGAAGCAGATAGAAAAAGCTAATTCCTTTTTTATTGACTACCTTGGTGAAAATTCTGAGAAACTTATTTTTGAACAAAAAAACCTTTATCAACTAAATGATGAAAACAGAGTATTTGATGAAATTATCTGTTATGAAGTACTTGAACATATCAAGAATGATTCCTTCGTCTGCGAACAATTTTACCGTATCTTGCGTCCCGGAGGAACGCTTCACCTTTGCTGCCCCAACAGCTCTCACCCCAGGCATAAATCTGAAACTCTCGACCTTGAAGAAATGGGAGGCCATTATCGACCCGGATATTCAGAAGAGGATTATCATAAATTATTATTGCCAATAGGTTTTCATATCGAAGTTATTGTAGGTTTGGGACCAAGCGCACTTTATTATGCTGATGCTATTCTACGTAAAATAAGGTCACACACAGGTGATGCTTTTGCATTGCCTTTGTTTTCCCTTTTTTACCCTTTTATAAAGTTTGCTAGATTTAATCCAAACCTTCCTTTTTCAATCTATGTAAAAGCTACAAAGCCTGTACACCAATAA
- a CDS encoding methyltransferase domain-containing protein — MFLNKIDINNYDHLNLGCGLKAHEKWLNVDGSWQVILAKHTIIKKILVISRLLPKSQSKIPWKKNILRWNLTNKLPLSSNRFNAVYSSHTIEHLFYDESIALLRECYRILADGGVLRVVVPDLFELTRKYLSEKEKGNLSAANKFMSDMGCHPQFFQKNILAYYHRLTAFHTHKWMYDMDSLSELFIDAGFSEVQPKRALDSRILRISEVEDPERINNGQGIVVEGIKNANV; from the coding sequence ATGTTCTTAAACAAAATTGACATAAACAACTATGATCATCTAAATTTAGGATGTGGTTTAAAAGCACATGAAAAGTGGTTAAATGTAGATGGTTCATGGCAAGTCATATTAGCAAAGCATACCATTATTAAAAAAATTTTAGTTATTTCCCGTCTGCTTCCCAAAAGCCAGTCCAAAATCCCATGGAAAAAAAATATTTTAAGATGGAATTTAACAAATAAATTGCCCCTATCATCAAACCGCTTTAATGCAGTTTATTCTTCACATACGATTGAACACCTCTTTTATGATGAGTCAATTGCTTTGCTGAGAGAATGTTATCGCATACTTGCAGATGGCGGAGTATTAAGAGTTGTTGTACCCGACTTATTTGAACTGACAAGGAAATATTTATCAGAGAAGGAGAAAGGTAATCTGTCAGCTGCAAATAAATTCATGTCAGATATGGGTTGTCATCCCCAATTTTTTCAAAAAAACATCCTCGCTTACTACCATCGATTGACAGCATTTCACACGCACAAATGGATGTATGACATGGATTCACTATCAGAGCTTTTTATAGATGCTGGTTTCTCGGAAGTTCAGCCAAAAAGAGCGCTCGACAGCCGCATATTAAGAATTTCAGAAGTTGAAGACCCGGAAAGAATCAACAATGGTCAGGGGATTGTTGTTGAGGGAATTAAGAATGCAAATGTTTAA
- a CDS encoding glycosyltransferase: MKKVLIIVSSFKPAIIADMHRARMLSFHLPNFGWQIEVMTPDKSYQPPDIIEENSSFFFPSDLIIHSVPEWHNFFLKSIGIGSIGWRAFWPMFKLGSQLLRKGEYDLVYISTTNFVLFCLGRLWNIMHGIPYVLDFHDPWFKENYQYITTKNALKWKTTRLLSKYLERFSIKKAAAVVSVSPQYLHTIINRYKKLNLPWIINEKYKVIPFGAMEKECNSGLISNSSVKSNKSGYTVNAVYVGAGGAFMAKSFSLFCQGLKILREKEPELVGRLKISLFGTYFGWKKGDEKILQEIADKSELSHIIQEQPSRVSYQESIQLAEDADGLLVLGVDDPGYFPSKLISYALLGKPLLASFHYSSPAASIFTQYPDMGNLICFDGTIIPDKKMIATIKNFILEMVNKNSFDRRTHLKPFLASAMAEKHASLFNSCTLPPPRRQV; this comes from the coding sequence ATGAAGAAAGTTCTAATAATTGTCAGTTCATTTAAGCCGGCGATTATTGCGGATATGCATCGCGCCAGAATGTTATCTTTTCATTTACCAAATTTTGGCTGGCAAATAGAAGTTATGACTCCTGACAAGTCTTATCAGCCTCCCGATATTATTGAGGAAAACTCATCATTTTTTTTCCCTTCTGATCTGATAATCCACTCCGTTCCAGAATGGCATAATTTCTTTTTAAAAAGTATTGGCATAGGAAGTATCGGTTGGCGCGCATTCTGGCCTATGTTCAAATTGGGCTCTCAGTTATTAAGAAAGGGTGAATATGATTTGGTCTATATTTCTACAACTAACTTTGTTCTTTTTTGTCTTGGAAGGCTATGGAATATAATGCATGGAATACCTTATGTTCTTGATTTTCATGATCCATGGTTTAAGGAAAATTACCAATATATAACAACCAAAAACGCTCTAAAGTGGAAAACAACTCGTCTTTTATCAAAATATTTGGAGAGATTTTCTATAAAAAAGGCTGCAGCGGTTGTGTCCGTTTCACCACAATACCTGCATACAATTATCAATCGATATAAAAAGTTAAATTTGCCATGGATAATAAATGAAAAATACAAAGTTATACCTTTTGGAGCCATGGAGAAAGAGTGCAATTCCGGCCTTATTTCAAATTCTTCTGTTAAATCAAACAAGTCGGGCTATACAGTAAATGCCGTTTATGTCGGGGCAGGTGGAGCATTCATGGCAAAATCATTTTCTCTGTTTTGCCAAGGTCTAAAAATTCTGCGGGAAAAAGAACCTGAACTGGTAGGCAGGCTAAAGATATCTCTTTTTGGCACATACTTTGGTTGGAAAAAAGGAGATGAAAAAATTCTGCAGGAAATAGCAGACAAATCAGAGTTGTCTCATATTATTCAAGAACAACCATCAAGAGTTAGCTATCAAGAGTCAATCCAATTAGCAGAAGATGCAGATGGTTTACTTGTACTTGGTGTTGATGATCCAGGATATTTTCCATCCAAACTCATTAGCTATGCCCTTTTGGGCAAACCTTTACTCGCTTCTTTTCATTATTCTTCACCAGCGGCTTCAATCTTCACTCAATATCCGGATATGGGTAACCTCATTTGCTTTGATGGCACGATTATTCCGGATAAAAAAATGATAGCAACAATTAAAAACTTTATACTGGAAATGGTTAATAAAAATAGTTTTGACAGAAGAACTCATCTAAAACCTTTTCTGGCCTCTGCTATGGCTGAAAAACATGCCTCACTTTTCAATAGCTGTACGTTACCCCCCCCCCGGAGGCAGGTGTAA
- a CDS encoding glycosyltransferase family 4 protein translates to MPIGYYPAWQDMQKSLMYKYRDWLPRNCFRMKEYVPITRKTREMEMADIVLAPGSFVLKTIEQFLEKKIYIAPYGVDSVSWFPSHSNKSKGPLKFIFAGHISVRKGIPLLFHAWENADIPDAKLILAGSWQLAERKKMEIPDNVSFAGHCSPEKLLSYFQQSDVFVFPSYFEGFGMVITEAMASGLPVLASDATVAADILDDSCGMVFQRGNSEQLIEGLRYFSNNRDHLPAMKKAARQKAETLSWTKYRQKVSEAVESFC, encoded by the coding sequence ATGCCCATTGGATATTATCCTGCATGGCAGGATATGCAAAAATCACTCATGTATAAATACAGAGACTGGCTTCCCCGGAATTGCTTTAGAATGAAAGAATATGTGCCGATAACACGAAAAACCCGCGAAATGGAAATGGCTGATATCGTATTGGCACCCGGCAGTTTTGTACTTAAAACGATAGAACAATTTTTAGAAAAAAAAATCTATATAGCGCCTTATGGTGTTGATTCAGTTAGCTGGTTTCCTTCTCATTCAAATAAATCAAAAGGACCACTTAAATTTATATTTGCCGGGCACATTTCTGTTAGAAAGGGTATACCTCTATTATTCCATGCCTGGGAAAATGCTGATATTCCGGATGCAAAACTAATATTAGCAGGGTCCTGGCAATTAGCCGAAAGAAAGAAAATGGAGATCCCTGACAATGTATCTTTTGCAGGCCACTGTTCTCCAGAAAAATTACTCTCCTATTTTCAGCAGTCTGATGTTTTTGTATTTCCCTCATATTTTGAGGGATTTGGAATGGTAATTACAGAGGCTATGGCATCGGGCTTACCCGTTCTGGCAAGTGACGCTACTGTAGCAGCAGATATACTGGACGACTCCTGTGGAATGGTTTTTCAGCGTGGAAACTCTGAACAGTTAATTGAGGGTCTAAGATATTTTTCAAATAACAGGGACCACCTTCCCGCTATGAAAAAGGCTGCTCGTCAAAAGGCAGAAACTCTAAGCTGGACCAAGTACCGTCAAAAAGTAAGTGAAGCTGTTGAAAGTTTTTGTTAA